A stretch of the Candidatus Binatia bacterium genome encodes the following:
- a CDS encoding peptidyl-alpha-hydroxyglycine alpha-amidating lyase family protein, producing the protein MSVVIGAGKFTYEVAAGWGKLPDGWTYHEVAAVGVDKNDRVYVFTRGEHPVIVFDRDGNFLRSWGEGLFKRAHGVTMGFSDDTIYLTDDGDHTVRKCTLDGKVLLTLGVSGKPAPYQSGEPFNRCTHVALSPKNEIYVSDGYGNSRVHKYSPDGKLLFSWGEPGTDPGQFNIAHNICADKDGYLYVADRENHRVQVFDGNGKFETQWHNMHRPCALYMGQEANPLCYIGELGPSMSVNKECPNLGPRLSILSHDGKLLARLGDIRPGEAPGQFIAPHGLALDSRGDIYVGEVSWTIAGQHLKPPREMRSLQKLIKRG; encoded by the coding sequence ATGAGCGTTGTCATTGGAGCCGGCAAGTTCACCTACGAGGTCGCCGCAGGCTGGGGCAAATTACCTGACGGATGGACTTATCATGAAGTCGCGGCGGTCGGCGTGGATAAAAACGATCGGGTTTACGTCTTCACGCGCGGCGAGCATCCCGTCATCGTCTTCGATCGCGACGGCAATTTTCTCCGCTCGTGGGGCGAAGGCCTCTTCAAGCGCGCGCACGGCGTGACCATGGGATTTTCGGACGACACGATCTATCTCACCGACGACGGCGACCATACCGTGCGCAAGTGCACGCTCGACGGAAAAGTTCTCCTGACCTTGGGCGTCTCCGGCAAGCCCGCGCCCTATCAAAGCGGCGAGCCGTTCAACCGCTGCACGCACGTCGCGCTGTCGCCGAAGAACGAGATCTACGTCTCCGACGGCTACGGCAACTCGAGAGTCCACAAATACTCTCCCGACGGAAAGTTGCTTTTCTCCTGGGGCGAGCCGGGCACCGATCCCGGCCAGTTCAATATCGCGCACAACATCTGCGCCGACAAAGACGGTTATCTCTACGTCGCCGACCGCGAAAACCATCGCGTGCAGGTCTTCGACGGCAACGGCAAGTTCGAGACTCAATGGCACAACATGCACCGGCCGTGCGCGCTCTATATGGGTCAAGAAGCAAACCCCCTCTGTTATATCGGCGAGCTGGGTCCCAGCATGTCCGTCAACAAAGAGTGCCCGAATCTGGGACCCAGGCTCAGCATCCTCTCGCACGACGGCAAGCTGCTCGCGCGCCTCGGCGATATCCGTCCGGGCGAAGCGCCGGGACAGTTCATCGCGCCGCACGGACTCGCGCTTGATTCGCGCGGCGATATTTACGTCGGCGAGGTGTCGTGGACGATCGCGGGGCAGCATCTGAAACCGCCGCGCGAGATGCGCAGTCTTCAGAAATTGATCAAACGCGGTTAA
- a CDS encoding MFS transporter, protein MSNPAPQQHPAAESAVLSPQRVAFAALRHRDYRMYFITTMLAMMADNIEHVISYWVLFQTFHSPVLAGFAVIVHWTPFLLFSVYFGALADRFDCRKIIQAAGLMYMGVSLIWAVLFLTGTIQIWHACVLLVIHGMAGVLWSPGGQLIIHDIVGPEHLQSAIRLNATGRQLGVLLGPAVGGGLMLLLGPPQGLFANAALYLPLVIWLLFVPYTGHRERKAPARRSSLSFRDALEVMREASQNRTILSMVLLAGTTSLLVGNAFQAQMPEFAHDLGTDEQGVAYSALLAANAGGAVLGGLLLEGRGLLRASARNATLCAILWCLLIAGFAAANSYPLALALLFFAGVLNLAYLSMAQTLVQLMAPANLRGRLIGLFNMSSMGLRAFSGLTVGVLGGLIGVHWSLALSATALLAVTIALLAFALPGRGDYR, encoded by the coding sequence ATGAGCAACCCAGCGCCGCAACAACATCCTGCCGCGGAATCTGCCGTCCTTTCACCGCAGCGGGTGGCCTTCGCCGCGCTCAGGCATCGCGACTACCGGATGTATTTCATCACCACGATGCTCGCCATGATGGCCGACAACATCGAACACGTCATCAGCTACTGGGTGCTGTTCCAGACTTTTCATTCGCCGGTCCTGGCGGGGTTCGCGGTCATCGTGCACTGGACGCCGTTTCTTTTGTTCTCGGTTTATTTCGGAGCGCTGGCGGACCGCTTCGACTGCCGAAAAATTATTCAGGCCGCCGGACTCATGTACATGGGAGTATCGCTCATCTGGGCGGTGCTGTTTCTTACCGGCACGATTCAAATTTGGCATGCTTGCGTTCTTCTCGTTATCCACGGAATGGCGGGCGTTCTGTGGAGTCCCGGCGGCCAGCTCATCATCCACGACATCGTCGGCCCGGAACATCTCCAGAGCGCGATCCGGCTGAACGCGACGGGACGGCAGCTCGGCGTTTTGTTGGGACCCGCGGTCGGCGGCGGGTTGATGCTGCTTTTGGGACCGCCGCAGGGACTGTTTGCCAATGCCGCGCTCTACCTGCCGCTGGTGATATGGCTGCTGTTTGTGCCGTACACGGGACACAGAGAGAGGAAAGCGCCGGCAAGGCGATCCAGCCTTAGCTTTCGCGACGCGCTCGAGGTGATGCGCGAGGCTTCGCAAAACCGGACGATTCTCTCCATGGTGTTGCTCGCCGGCACGACTTCGCTTCTGGTGGGCAACGCCTTCCAAGCGCAGATGCCGGAGTTCGCGCACGACCTCGGCACCGACGAGCAAGGTGTCGCCTACAGCGCGCTGCTCGCCGCCAACGCGGGCGGCGCGGTGCTCGGCGGTCTTTTACTCGAGGGCCGCGGTCTGCTGAGAGCGAGCGCGCGCAACGCAACTCTGTGCGCCATCCTCTGGTGCCTGCTGATCGCGGGCTTCGCCGCGGCGAACAGTTATCCGCTCGCTTTGGCATTGCTTTTTTTCGCAGGCGTCTTGAATCTGGCTTATCTCTCGATGGCACAGACTCTCGTGCAGCTCATGGCGCCGGCCAACCTGCGCGGGCGGCTGATAGGTCTGTTCAACATGTCAAGCATGGGGCTCCGCGCGTTCAGCGGCCTCACCGTCGGCGTGCTCGGCGGCCTGATCGGCGTTCATTGGTCGCTGGCTCTCAGCGCGACGGCCTTGCTCGCGGTCACGATCGCGCTGCTTGCGTTCGCGCTTCCGGGCCGCGGCGATTACCGCTGA